The sequence below is a genomic window from Dyadobacter chenwenxiniae.
AACTGTGACATTCAAAATGGCCGACCGGATTAGGAGATTGTATGAGCAAATGCCTGAACCGCGCTATGTGATCTCGATGGGCAGCTGCTCAAATTGTGGCGGACCTTATTGGGAACATGGCTATCATGTGGTTAAGGGTGTCGACAGGATTATACCGGTAGATGTATACGTTCCTGGTTGCCCGCCGCGTCCGGAGGCATTAATCGGTGGTTTTATGAAGTTGCAGGAGAAGATCAAAGGCGAGCACCCGCTTGCACCAGCGCTTTTTCTTGAAATGGAAGCCACCGAAAACGTAATTGCCTAACATTAATATTCAAAACAATGACCTTTCAGGAAATTTCGGAGCTGGTTAGTAGGCACTTCCCGGATAAAATGATGGAAACGGATATCAAAGGGCCACAGCCTGTTTTGATTGTTCCGGCTGATGGCATCGCCGAGATCTGCGAATTTTTATACCGGGATAACCGCTTGTTTTTCGACTATCTGGCTTGTCTTACCGCTCTTGAT
It includes:
- the nuoB gene encoding NADH-quinone oxidoreductase subunit NuoB, giving the protein MSEKIKTGDGGIILTNAEDLMNWARLSSLWPMGFGLACCAIEMMAAYASNYDLERFGILPRPSPRQSDVMIVAGTVTFKMADRIRRLYEQMPEPRYVISMGSCSNCGGPYWEHGYHVVKGVDRIIPVDVYVPGCPPRPEALIGGFMKLQEKIKGEHPLAPALFLEMEATENVIA